A stretch of the Dyella telluris genome encodes the following:
- a CDS encoding beta-N-acetylhexosaminidase, giving the protein MSRPAPATLVRRTVFAWLATMGVATATPAVPAWSLLPQPAKVSPAPSGATEIADGAVIAVRGAEAAQVQAIADQLAQRVADTHGLHLRVVTTDAARAAITFEVDPKSGIADDAGYRITVDGNGIMVTARTARGAYYGSTTVWQLLTPAGWKRGAPVQVAYGTIDDQPRFAWRALSLDSGRHFQSVADIKKLIDWMSLNKLNVLLWHLTEDQGWRIEITKYPELTKTGACRKAVGLDAELTGSPDTPYCGFYTQAEARDIVRYAAERYVDVVPEFDIPGHSQAAVATYPWLGVTGKRPEVWTDWGVSPWLLKPDAKTLQFVDDVLDELMQIFPSRYLSIGGDEADKQQWNASPEVRAQMHTLGLANMDQLQGWFTTQVAGHLISHGRIPVGWDDELVAGATLPKQEVVMSWHGNDNERVALDAIRQGHDVVMTPQESLYFDHLQSDLPDEWAGPPPAASLQQAYDTEVIPAGASASEAKHIIGVQAGLWAEQMPSFAHDQHALFPRLAALAELGWSPAAAHDWKGFLQRMPAEIARYRALGVDYADSAFAPAFQVSAAPGGAFRVELSNQAKSGTLRYSTDGSDPTAQSTPYVNALVLPGKTTLRAATFAPDGSPLAAPRTQMLDDHTLLGRDGSALATCSRQPASRLEGSRPAQGTRPVYAVDIGNACWLWPKAPLKSATQVTMTVERIAWRFGDEAKDAVVRHTSGAAGEFEIHLDSCTGPLLARLPLDSAAQAKGQTRLDAHVAMPVGTGTRNLCVFATGDPRDGQWALARMTFLK; this is encoded by the coding sequence GTGAGCCGGCCCGCGCCAGCCACGCTGGTCCGCCGCACGGTCTTCGCGTGGCTGGCAACGATGGGCGTGGCCACGGCCACGCCGGCGGTTCCCGCGTGGTCACTGCTGCCGCAACCGGCCAAGGTGAGCCCTGCTCCGTCCGGTGCCACCGAGATTGCCGATGGTGCCGTGATTGCCGTGCGTGGCGCGGAAGCTGCGCAGGTACAGGCCATCGCGGACCAGCTTGCGCAACGTGTTGCGGACACCCATGGCCTGCACTTGCGCGTGGTCACCACGGATGCCGCGCGCGCTGCGATCACCTTCGAAGTCGACCCGAAGTCCGGCATCGCGGACGACGCCGGCTATCGCATCACCGTGGACGGTAACGGCATCATGGTCACGGCGCGCACGGCGCGCGGTGCGTACTACGGCAGCACCACCGTGTGGCAATTGCTGACACCGGCGGGCTGGAAGCGCGGCGCACCGGTGCAGGTGGCGTACGGCACCATCGACGATCAGCCGCGCTTCGCCTGGCGCGCCCTGTCGCTCGACTCCGGCCGGCATTTCCAGAGTGTGGCCGACATCAAGAAGCTGATCGACTGGATGTCGCTCAACAAGCTCAACGTGCTGCTCTGGCACCTCACCGAGGATCAGGGCTGGCGCATCGAGATCACGAAGTATCCCGAACTCACCAAGACCGGCGCCTGCCGCAAGGCAGTGGGCCTCGATGCCGAACTCACCGGCTCGCCCGACACGCCCTACTGCGGCTTCTACACGCAGGCCGAGGCACGCGACATCGTGCGCTACGCCGCCGAGCGCTACGTGGACGTGGTGCCTGAGTTCGATATCCCCGGCCACTCGCAGGCGGCAGTTGCCACGTACCCATGGCTGGGCGTGACGGGCAAGCGCCCCGAGGTGTGGACCGACTGGGGCGTCAGCCCGTGGCTGCTCAAGCCCGATGCCAAGACCCTGCAGTTTGTCGACGACGTGCTCGATGAACTCATGCAGATCTTCCCCTCACGCTACCTGTCCATTGGCGGCGACGAAGCCGACAAGCAGCAGTGGAATGCATCGCCGGAAGTGCGCGCGCAGATGCACACGCTGGGACTGGCGAACATGGACCAGTTGCAAGGCTGGTTCACCACCCAGGTGGCGGGCCACCTGATCAGCCACGGGCGCATTCCGGTGGGCTGGGATGACGAACTGGTAGCCGGCGCCACGCTGCCGAAGCAGGAAGTGGTGATGTCGTGGCACGGCAACGACAACGAACGCGTGGCGCTGGATGCCATCCGGCAGGGCCACGACGTGGTGATGACGCCGCAGGAGTCGCTGTACTTCGACCACCTCCAGTCCGACCTGCCCGACGAATGGGCCGGCCCGCCGCCAGCGGCCAGTCTTCAGCAGGCCTATGACACGGAGGTCATTCCCGCCGGCGCCAGCGCCAGTGAGGCGAAGCACATCATCGGCGTGCAGGCTGGCCTGTGGGCTGAGCAGATGCCTAGCTTTGCGCACGACCAGCATGCGTTGTTCCCACGCCTTGCGGCGCTGGCGGAACTGGGCTGGTCACCCGCCGCCGCGCACGACTGGAAAGGCTTCCTGCAGCGCATGCCGGCCGAGATCGCGCGCTATCGAGCACTCGGCGTCGACTACGCGGACAGCGCGTTTGCGCCGGCCTTCCAGGTCTCGGCCGCGCCAGGCGGCGCGTTCCGTGTCGAACTGTCCAACCAGGCGAAGTCAGGCACCCTGCGTTACAGCACGGATGGCTCCGACCCTACCGCTCAATCCACGCCTTACGTCAACGCCCTCGTGCTGCCCGGCAAGACCACCTTGCGCGCCGCCACGTTTGCGCCCGACGGCAGCCCACTGGCGGCGCCCCGCACGCAGATGCTGGATGACCACACCTTGCTCGGCCGCGACGGCAGCGCGCTCGCCACGTGTTCCCGACAGCCCGCTTCACGCCTGGAAGGCAGCCGGCCGGCCCAGGGCACGCGCCCGGTGTACGCCGTGGATATCGGCAACGCCTGCTGGCTATGGCCCAAGGCACCGCTGAAGAGCGCCACGCAGGTCACGATGACGGTCGAGCGCATCGCCTGGCGTTTTGGCGACGAAGCCAAAGACGCCGTAGTGCGCCACACCAGCGGCGCAGCCGGCGAGTTTGAAATCCATCTCGATTCCTGCACGGGTCCGCTGCTTGCCCGCCTGCCGCTGGATAGCGCGGCACAGGCCAAGGGGCAGACCCGTCTTGATGCACACGTTGCGATGCCGGTGGGGACCGGCACGCGCAACCTCTGCGTGTTCGCTACCGGTGATCCGCGTGATGGCCAGTGGGCGTTGGCGCGCATGACGTTTTTGAAATAG